From the genome of Acidobacteriota bacterium:
TCGTGATCGTCGTGATCGTCGTCGTGGTCATCGTCGTGATCGTCGTGGTCATCGTGTGCATGTCCGCCGGTACGCTCCGCCGCCCGGTAGTTGTCACGGTCGAACCGACCGCCGAACTGCACGCGAATGCGCCCGAAGTTCAGCTCTTCGTAGGCGAAGGCCGCGAAGGACGTCAGGTCGGTCCGGGGCGCCAGCGCCTCGACGCCCGCCGCCTCGAAGTCCCGTATCTGCGTCCAGGCGCCGAACCTCCCGGAGAGACGCTGCGTCTGCCGCTGGTCCACATCGGCGCGGAGGATGTAGACCCGGTTGTCGTAGCGCGTGCCGACGCGTTCCTGCCCACCCTCGATCTCCAGCTCGTCATGGTTCCAATTCACGACGTTCAGGCTGAGCCGTGCCCCCTCGATGACGGGGTTGCCAAGGCTGTGTACACCGAGGTCGACGCGCCCGGCGCGACGCTGCCAGTCGAGCGAGATCGCCGTCTCGCCATGGTCGTCCCCGTGCCCTTCGTGCTCATCTTCGTGGTGTCCGTGGAACTCGCCGGCGAACGGCACTCCATAGCGGCCGTCGTTCAACGTCACGCCGGCGCTCGCGAAGAGCCGGTCGCCCAGCCAGCCCACGCCGGCCCGCCCGTTGGCCGACTCGGTGGCGGAGTTCTCGACGGTCCCCAGTGGCGTGGCGTAGTCTTCCGTCCGCCGCAGGTTGCCGCCGCCCCAGAAGTGCACGCCGTTCCGTGCGTGCTGCAGGCCGAAGTTGGTGCCTGCCTGGCCATTCGCGCTTCCCACGTCGGCGCTCCACTGCGCCCGCGTCCCGTCGATCAGCGACTCGCGATAGCTCTCGTGGGGTGTGATCACGTTGACGAGCCCGCCGACCGCGTTCGAGCCGTACAACAACGTCGCCGGCCCACGCACGATCTCGATGCGTTCCGCGCTGTGAGGGTCGACCGCGACGCCATGGTCGCCGGACTCGCTCGACAGGTCTCCGGTGCGGATACCGTCCTCCAGGATCAGCACCCGGTCACCGTCGAAGCCGCGGATGATCGGCCGGGCGGCTCCGGGGCCGAAGGTGCGGATCGCAATGCCCGGCTCGTGCCGAAGGGCGTCTCCAAGATCGGCGGGCGACTCCCTTGCGATGTCGAACGCGTCCACGGTGGTGACCGCGTTGAACGCCTCGAACGTCGTCTCCGTGCCTTCCACCGAGGCGGTCACCGTAACGTCCTCGCGAATGGCCGAGAGTACGAGTTCGAAGTCCACCGTCGCCGCTCCGCCTGAAACGACGTTCACCGTCTGTCGTCCCGCGGTCACGTGCTCGCGTTGCGCAAGGACTTCGTAGGAGCCGGCCGGCACGCCGTCGATTGCGAACCTCCCCTGTTCGTCCGTCAACCCAAACCTGCCCGTGCCCACAACGAGGACGACGGCGCCTTGAACGGGGCCGTATTGCTGGAGTGTTACGGTGCCGCGCACCACGCCGGTCTCCTGAGCCAGGGCCGGCGCCGCAACAAGGACGGCCATCGAAGCCGCCGCGATAACAAGTGTCGTTGTCAATCGATACATCAGATTCCCTTCCCGAGTTCCACTCTTCGTAACTCTCTTCCCGTTTCCATCGTGCAGGGCAGCCGAGAACGCGCCAGCCGCTGCGTTCTTGAGACAGCACCCTGGACGGGCGCATGACACGACACCGCCGACCCGTGCCGGGTCTTCGACAAACGATGGCGGAAACGCAGCGCGTGACGGGAACTAGGCGGGCGGGCCGCGGGCGGGGAGGCGACGGAAGTGACCGGACGCGATCCATTCGCCGCCGGCAGCCTGCTCGAGCGGCTCCGCCACCTCGGCGAGTCCGATCTGCAACGAGCCGGCAAGTTCGGCGGCAGGCTGGTGTCGGAGCTGGCAGACGGCGCAATTCTGATCGGCCGCGTGCTCCTCGTGACAGAAAACCTCGGCGGCGGCGGCGCTGGCCATCGCCATCACCAGAACGGCGATCCATGCGCGCCAGCCGCGGCTACGGCGTGCGAGCCTCGCCTGCGCACTTCCTCTGTGGATCATGGATTCTCCACCGTAGCAGAGACGGCGGCAGGGCGGCAAGGGCCGCCGCAGATGCCGAAAATCCGTTACGATAGTCTCTTCGGTTCAGACCCTGCTCTTGCCGTCGCCGGCTCATCATGAAGGACTCTCTCGCAACCGTTCCGTCGAGCACGTATCTGGCCTCCGGATCGCGCCTGACGGCGTGCGCCGCGGCCCTGTGCGGCCTGCACTGCGCGCTCACACCGTTCCTCGTCGTGGTGGCGCCCGCGCTCGCGCTCACCGAAAACGTCGAGCGAGCCATGTGGGCCGGGACTGTCGTTCTCGGCGTCGTGCTGCTCGCGCTGAGCCCGGCCTGCAAGAACGCGGCCGTGGTCCTCACCTTTGCCGGGGGAGCAGCGCTCTGGGCGGCCTCTCTTGCCGGTTGGCTCGAGCCGCTGCCCGAGACACTGACGTCGGTGGGTGGCAGCCTGCTCCTCGCCGGCGCCATGGTGCAGAGTGCCCGTATCTGCCAGACCGGCGCGTGTTCGGCATGCGCCGACGAGGAGCGCTCGGATCAGGAAGGCTGACGGCGACCGCGACCGGAATCGCCAGCACCAGAGCCAGCGCCTTTCACTCGTCCTTCGGCAAGCTGAACGCGACGTACTCGGAACCGGAAGGCGGTCCCCTCCTGCCGCCACCGGCCGCGATCACCACATACTGTTGGCCATCCACGCTGTAGATTGCCGGTGTCGCGAATCCTGCGGCGGATAGCTCAGCTTCCCACAGCACTTCCCCGTCCCGGACGTCAAAAGGCCCGGAACTTCCTGTCCGGAGTGGCGCCGATGAAGATCAGGCCCGACGCGGTTACCACCGGTCCGCCGTAGTTCTCCGCGCCAAGTCCCAGTCCTTCCGTTTCGGCGTAGTCGCCCAATGGGACTTGCCAGTCGATCTCGCCCGTGGCCAAATCGATGGAACCGAGCGTTGCGCTCGAAATCCTGAAGATGATCGTAGCTCGGCATGCGACCGCTCCCCTCTCGCATGACCCTCGCCAATTGACCGCGCGTCAGCCGAAGACCAACGTCTACCAGGCTCGGTCCGTCGTCGGTGCCTTCACGATCGATGCCGTGGCAGCTTGCGCAATGCTCGACGTACGCGTTGCGGTTACTGAATCCCACTGGAATCTCGTGCAGACGAATGATGCCGCCGATCTCCTGGGCATTCAGGATGAGTCGGTTGCCATTCGGGTCGAAGGCCGAGCCCCCCATTCCGCACCGCCATCGTATGCGGGGTAGAAGAGCGTGCCGGCCACGCTCGGGGTCGCCCACGGTCGTTGATCCAGATCCCTGATCAGGTTCTCCACGAAGTCGGTCGCCTCCCGGCTTCGCCTGGTGGTCTCAAACGACTGACGGGTAAAGGCGACGCTGGACATCGGTTGCGTCGGAGAGGCCTGTTCTCCGGGCAGGTCACTGGGAGGCGCCGATACTTCGGCGATGTCGTACAGCGATTCTCCGGTGTCACGGTCGAATACGAACAGGTGTCCGGATTTCGTCGTCACCGCGACGGCATCGATGACCACGCCAGAGCGTTCCATCTCGACCAGAGTGGGCGGGGAAGGAAGGTCGCGATCCCACAGATCGTGACGCACGGCCTGGAAGTACCACCGCAGCTCACCGGTTCGTGCGTCGAGGGCGAGCAGGCAGTTGGCAAACAGATTGTCGCCCGGACGCGATGCTCCATAGAAGTCGGGGGTGGCGGAGCCCGTCGGCACG
Proteins encoded in this window:
- a CDS encoding PQQ-binding-like beta-propeller repeat protein, producing MSVPGVIFEDLIVLGFSTDEGDRAHAGSVRAYSAITGDLVWQFNSLPRPGEMGSETWADGALERAGGANNWTGMALDAERELVFVPTGSATPDFYGASRPGDNLFANCLLALDARTGELRWYFQAVRHDLWDRDLPSPPTLVEMERSGVVIDAVAVTTKSGHLFVFDRDTGESLYDIAEVSAPPSDLPGEQASPTQPMSSVAFTRQSFETTRRSREATDFVENLIRDLDQRPWATPSVAGTLFYPAYDGGAEWGARPSTRMATDSS
- a CDS encoding cytochrome c, which encodes MGGSAFDPNGNRLILNAQEIGGIIRLHEIPVGFSNRNAYVEHCASCHGIDREGTDDGPSLVDVGLRLTRGQLARVMREGSGRMPSYDHLQDFERNARFHRFGHGRDRLASPIGRLRRNGRTGTWRGELRRTGGNRVGPDLHRRHSGQEVPGLLTSGTGKCCGKLSYPPQDSRHRQSTAWMANSMW
- a CDS encoding MerC domain-containing protein, producing MKDSLATVPSSTYLASGSRLTACAAALCGLHCALTPFLVVVAPALALTENVERAMWAGTVVLGVVLLALSPACKNAAVVLTFAGGAALWAASLAGWLEPLPETLTSVGGSLLLAGAMVQSARICQTGACSACADEERSDQEG
- a CDS encoding TonB-dependent receptor, with product MYRLTTTLVIAAASMAVLVAAPALAQETGVVRGTVTLQQYGPVQGAVVLVVGTGRFGLTDEQGRFAIDGVPAGSYEVLAQREHVTAGRQTVNVVSGGAATVDFELVLSAIREDVTVTASVEGTETTFEAFNAVTTVDAFDIARESPADLGDALRHEPGIAIRTFGPGAARPIIRGFDGDRVLILEDGIRTGDLSSESGDHGVAVDPHSAERIEIVRGPATLLYGSNAVGGLVNVITPHESYRESLIDGTRAQWSADVGSANGQAGTNFGLQHARNGVHFWGGGNLRRTEDYATPLGTVENSATESANGRAGVGWLGDRLFASAGVTLNDGRYGVPFAGEFHGHHEDEHEGHGDDHGETAISLDWQRRAGRVDLGVHSLGNPVIEGARLSLNVVNWNHDELEIEGGQERVGTRYDNRVYILRADVDQRQTQRLSGRFGAWTQIRDFEAAGVEALAPRTDLTSFAAFAYEELNFGRIRVQFGGRFDRDNYRAAERTGGHAHDDHDDHDDDHDDDHDDH